GCGAGTGCGGCTGTCACAAGCAGATGGTTCCAAAGAGCCGGGCCAAGGGTTTGCCTTTACATCCGCCTGGATAAAGGAGAAAGGTTTTTTCACTTCCCAGGCCCAGAGGGCTGGATAGAGTGGCTTTCGGTTAAGGCGAGGTCTTTCTATTAGGTCATGGCGGCGAAGAATGTGACGTTTATTCCTAATTGAAGGTAAATGGAAAGTCTTTCTCGGCCGTAGTGAGTGGCCCAGTGAGCCTCCTTGACCTTTTTCTCTATCTGTAGAGGAGTCTGGCGTGGAAAGTGGTGGGGTTTTCGGGAGAGGTCCTTGAGGCCTTCAACCCACTTGTGGACAACTTAAGGAGTTGTTAGGTAGGGAGCGGATTGCCTTTCAGGCGGAGGGAATACCGATGGAGGTGCTCGATGACTTGCAGTCTTTCTTTCCAACAAGAAGCCTTCGTCCAGTAAATGAAACAGCAAATGGCCCAACCCCGAATTAAAGAAAACCCTCGCCATCCTTTGGGAAATGGACCAGGCCTTTCTTCTGCGCGCCAGCTTACCCCAAATGAGCCATTTATTGCTCGTACGGTCAGACGGCCTGCTACTGGCGGAAACGAACGGCCATGGTTCTCATCCCTTTGGGGACTGTTACGGAGAAGGGTGTTCAAATTGGAAATGGGACGGTGTAAAGTAGGTGCCGACACGTAATTGGCTGTCGCTTGAAAGTGGTGGTGATGAACTGGAGTATGGAGGGTGCTTGGGCGGTGGCCCACTTGTGGGCGTGGCTAAAAAGTGGTCGCTGTAAAGAGACGATTGCTCAACGCCCTCCTCCTTCCCGAACTTATATACGCCATTCGGCACACACTCCCTGACAAATCATGCATGCACTTATCTCTTTAACTATTCTACCTCGGGAGCACTGGCTTTGTTTAAAATCTCTTGGCGTGCAAAAAGGCTCCGCTTCCCGAAAGTCGCCAGGCATGGTATAATTTTCTAAATACTTCTGGGGGAGAGGCATGAGTGTTTTAGAATTTCTGTGGATTTTCTTAATCCTTATAAGCCTTAGCCCTATGGTAAAGCAACGCCTCCTGGAAATTGAACGCCATCGCCTTATCAGGCAGCTGGAAAAAAAGCGTGGCTCCAGGCTCATAACTCTTATCCACCGCCAGGAAACTATTTCCTTTTTGGGGATACCCTTGAGCCGGTTCATTGACATAGAAGACTCGGAGGAAATCCTAAGGGCTATAAGGTTAACACCCTCCGATATGCCCATTGATATAATCCTTCATACTCCAGGGGGACTTGTTCTGGCTGCGGAACAGATCGCCTTCGCTTTAGTACGCCACAAAGCCCCTGTTACTGTTTTCGTCCCCCACTATGCCCTGTCTGGCGGAACCCTTATCGCCCTGGCTGCCGATAAAATAATTATGGACGATAATGCTGTGCTGGGGCCTGTAGATCCCCAACTTGGCCAATATCCTGCTGCCTCGGTCCTCAAAGTGCTGGAGAGAAAGAACATAAACGAGATTGATGATACCACTCTGATATTGGCCGACGTAGCTGAGAAAGCGAGACGTCAGGTCTTTAGAACCGTTAAAGCGATTTTGATGGCCAACGGGTTTGATGAGGGTAAGGCTGAAAGTCTGGCGGAGGCTCTAAGTTGTGGTCAATGGACCCATGATTATCCAATAACTTTTGAGGAAGCTCGCGAGTTGGGCCTTCCTGTAAGCAATGAAATGCCAGAGGAAGTTTATGCCCTTATGAGTCTCTACCGTCAACCGGCCCAGCGTCGTCCCTCCGTTCAATACATACCAGTCCCCTATCACAGGGAAGTGGAACCGAAAGGAGGCCGCCGATGATCCCTCTCGCCGATGATATACCTTCCCGCCGCCTTCCGGTAATAACTTATCTCATAATCGCCATTAACATACTGGTCTTTTTCTTTGAGCTTAGCCTCGGCCGCTACCTGGACCGTTTCATCGCTATTTTCGGCCTTACCCCCTGGTATATAGTTAACTGGAGTAGTTACCCCTTTGTTTTCATAACAGTTTTCACTTCCATGTTTCTCCATGCCGGCTGGATTCACCTCTTTGGCAATATGCTTTACCTCTGGGTTTTCGGGGATAACGTTGAAGATGCGATGGGGCACCTCCGTTTTCTATTTTTCTACCTCCTTAGCGGCTGTGCTGCTGCTTTTGCTCAGGTTCTGGTAAACCCCTTATCCAAAGTGCCGATGATTGGAGCTAGCGGAGCGGTGGCCGGAGTGCTGGGCGCATATTTCCTTTTCTACCCAAGGGCCCGGGTAATAATGGCCGTCCCCTTTTTCTTCTACCTCCAAATGATTTCCGTCCCCGCCCTTCTGGTCCTTGGCAGCTGGTTTCTGGTCCAGCTCCTCAACGGCTTCGCCACCATAACAGCCTCTACAGCCGTAACCGGGGGCGTAGCCTGGTGGGCCCACATCGGAGGATTCGTTGCGGGCCTGGTCTTAGGTCCCATCTTCCGCAGAAGGCGTTCCGAATATCATTATGACTATGAAATCTGGAACTGAATGGCTTCTGGCCTTACTGGTACTCCTCTCTTTCTCCCTCGGAATTTACCAGCTTGATTCCCAGAGCCTTTGGTATGACGAGGGGGTCTCGGCTTACCTTACGTATTTGAGCCTTTCAGAGCTTACTCTGTGGACCGCCGAGGATATTCAGCCCCCTCTTTACTACTATCTTCTTTATCTCTGGGTTAAAGCCGCCGGCCGGAGCGAATTTTCTCTCCGTTTTCTCTCCCTCTTTTTCGGGGTTCTGCTGGTGCCAGGTATATGGGGGCTAACAACTGAATTGCTTGGAAGAAAAGCAGGCCTCCTGGCTGCTCTCTTTGCAGCTCTTTCCCCTCTCTATCTCTGGTACTCCCGTGAAGCCAGGATGTACACGATGCTCACTTTCTTTTCCGTGCTCTCCCTCCGGCTTTTCCTGGAAATCCGGGGAAGAGTTTTTTC
This sequence is a window from Anaerolineae bacterium. Protein-coding genes within it:
- a CDS encoding enoyl-CoA hydratase-related protein; amino-acid sequence: MSVLEFLWIFLILISLSPMVKQRLLEIERHRLIRQLEKKRGSRLITLIHRQETISFLGIPLSRFIDIEDSEEILRAIRLTPSDMPIDIILHTPGGLVLAAEQIAFALVRHKAPVTVFVPHYALSGGTLIALAADKIIMDDNAVLGPVDPQLGQYPAASVLKVLERKNINEIDDTTLILADVAEKARRQVFRTVKAILMANGFDEGKAESLAEALSCGQWTHDYPITFEEARELGLPVSNEMPEEVYALMSLYRQPAQRRPSVQYIPVPYHREVEPKGGRR
- a CDS encoding rhomboid family intramembrane serine protease is translated as MIPLADDIPSRRLPVITYLIIAINILVFFFELSLGRYLDRFIAIFGLTPWYIVNWSSYPFVFITVFTSMFLHAGWIHLFGNMLYLWVFGDNVEDAMGHLRFLFFYLLSGCAAAFAQVLVNPLSKVPMIGASGAVAGVLGAYFLFYPRARVIMAVPFFFYLQMISVPALLVLGSWFLVQLLNGFATITASTAVTGGVAWWAHIGGFVAGLVLGPIFRRRRSEYHYDYEIWN